A DNA window from Streptomyces sp. B21-083 contains the following coding sequences:
- a CDS encoding 3-hydroxyacyl-CoA dehydrogenase family protein, with amino-acid sequence MSENNAGDVRKAPRITVLGAGVMGVGITTLAIGHGVQVTLVDVDQAKREEAEARIAHELRLARLMGALPDDVPGGELVISDSVSEAAGSIAVIEAVTEITELKEKVIAEVSAVVSPGTLLISNTSSIPIDELASAAVRPAELVGTHFMNPSYLIRTVEVIRGARTGEAAMDSVRALLATLRRQAVVVRDAPGFVTSRVLHPMINDAARVVQEGTATAEDVDALMQGCLGHATGPLRTADLIGIDNLVDSLNVLYERTGDGGCRPCDLLLEKVRAGDIGRKSGRGFYAYEG; translated from the coding sequence ATGTCCGAAAACAATGCCGGTGACGTGCGGAAAGCGCCACGCATCACCGTCCTGGGCGCCGGCGTCATGGGCGTGGGCATCACCACCCTGGCGATCGGCCACGGTGTTCAGGTGACACTCGTCGACGTCGACCAGGCCAAACGTGAGGAGGCGGAGGCCCGGATAGCCCACGAACTGCGGCTGGCGCGGCTCATGGGCGCGCTGCCGGACGACGTTCCCGGCGGGGAACTCGTCATTAGTGATTCGGTGTCCGAAGCGGCCGGTTCCATCGCGGTCATCGAGGCCGTCACGGAAATCACGGAACTCAAGGAGAAAGTGATCGCGGAGGTTTCCGCCGTTGTTTCGCCTGGTACTCTCCTGATATCCAACACGTCGTCCATTCCGATCGATGAACTGGCCTCGGCGGCCGTGCGTCCGGCGGAACTCGTCGGCACGCATTTCATGAATCCGTCCTATCTCATCCGTACGGTCGAGGTCATTCGCGGCGCCCGCACCGGCGAAGCGGCCATGGACTCCGTACGGGCCCTGCTCGCCACCCTCCGCCGCCAGGCCGTCGTGGTACGGGACGCCCCCGGCTTCGTGACCAGCCGGGTCCTCCACCCGATGATCAACGACGCGGCCCGGGTGGTACAGGAGGGCACGGCGACCGCCGAGGACGTCGACGCGCTCATGCAGGGCTGCCTGGGCCACGCCACAGGCCCGTTGCGCACCGCGGACCTCATCGGCATCGACAACCTCGTCGACTCGCTGAACGTGCTGTACGAGCGCACCGGCGACGGCGGCTGCCGTCCCTGCGACCTGCTGCTGGAGAAGGTGCGGGCAGGCGACATCGGCCGGAAGTCCGGCCGTGGTTTCTACGCATACGAAGGGTGA
- a CDS encoding type I polyketide synthase codes for MSTHKVVEALRASLLENERLRGENVRLRDESREPVAIVAMSCRYPGGVRTPEDLWRLLAEERDAVSEFPADRGWDVADLYDPDPDTPGTSYTREGGFLHDACGFDAGFFGISPREALAMDPQQRLLLETCWEAVERGGIDPLSLRGTRTGVYAGVMYNEYGARLGRIPQDVEAFIGTGTVPSVVTGRIAYTLGLEGPAVTIDTACSSSLVALHLACQALRAGEITLALAGGVTVMSTPSLYVGFSRQRGLAPDGRSKSFAAAADGAGFGEGVGVLLLERLSDARRNGHPVLALVRGSAVNQDGASNGMTAPNGPSQQRVIQQALAAAGLSPAEVDAVEAHGTGTRLGDPIEAQALLATYGQSRPADRPLLLGSLKSNLTHTQAAAGVGGIMKMVLAMRHGLLPRTLHIDRPNPQVDWTEGDIALLTTATPWPDNDHPRRAGVSSFGASGTNAHTVLEAPPAEPETPADREGTAPAPLAWLLSAKGETALRAQAAALHAHLTDDPRARPLDVGFSLATGRSRFADRAVVVGDDRPALLSGLAKLAAGRPHPAVVTARARPGRKAVFVFPGLGSQWPGMAARLLDESPEFAARIAECEQALAPYLDWPVTAVMRGAPEAPGLDRVDVLQPVLFSVMVSLAALWRSYGVEPAAVVGHSQGEVAAACVAGALSLEDAARVVALRSRALAGLAGGGGMATVVLSQAELAPYLERHPGKVTVAAVNGPRVLVVAGPGDEVGALVDELAAEGVMAWRIPVDYASHSDDVSTVRDRLGEDLAGLTPGAPAVPLMSTVDADWIGAGDLNHDYWYRNLRGTVRFHDAIRLLLDAGHRTFVEVSPHPLLTYGIGDTAADAGADDAVVVGTLRRDEGGLNRMLLALGEAHANGVSVDWRRAFDGTGARRTDLPTYAFQRTHYWLDVPTHAGDPESAGQTETGHPLLTAAVDLPDGDGVLFTGRLSTRTHPWLADHAVSGTVLLPGVAFVEMAAHAAAHVGCTTVEELTLAAPLVLAPDEARRLRLTVDAPDPDGRRTVALYSRPDDPESAEPWVRHAAGTLAETPLPAPGDPGRWPPGDGARQLDLDSLYADFEAAGVHYGPLFQGLRAAWRSGDEIHAEVALPESAPGNRESGFAVHPALLDAALQTVALRPDGTDTGGTGGVPLPFSWHDVTLAPAADPVLRVVLGPAEQGGDAVSVRVTDRTGRPVVTVGALTLRAAAGAPVAAERSLFRLDWTPLPATEPSTGTRAATLGVSDGELLPAGFRADRCPDLADVPTTSDMVLALCPPAAIPGPEGARTAVGAVLALLQRWLAAPEFTDTPLVVLTRGAVDLDGTETDLAGAAVWGLLRTAQLEHPGRFVLLDTDGGDGLEAALATALAEGEPQLALRDGSLYAPRLVRPPAADRAPAFDPDGTVLITGGAGTLGGLVARHLVTSHGVRHLLLLGRRGTATEGIAELTGELGAAGAEVTVAACDVADREALAGVIAAIPPEHPLRAVVHTAGVLDDGTLEALTPERLAAVLRPKADGAWNLHELTRDHDLTAFVLFSSSAGVFGSPGQSAYAAANAFTDALAAARHRAGLPGTSLAWGLWERRTALTAALSDTDLRRMARGGVRALPTEEGLALFDAALAGDDPVLAPVGLDLRAQRGGGPVPHLLRSLIRTPAARRRGPDPDASLLPRLAAAPEAEQDEILLRLVRTHAAEVLGHADPDALSPGDAFLEAGFDSLTAVELRNRLAAGLGLRLRPTAVLDSATPARLAEHLRAELARSSTPEAEQPAGEPQHDPVSALFRQACEAGQIHAGIQILQQAAKLRPDFGSGADLPRSPGRRPELLRLHVRDDAPELVCFASVVALGGAHQYSRFASAFQGRYGVSALDAPGFAPDEPLPADMSALLDFQTEVLQRRLGDRPKVLLGSSSGGTLAHAAAARLEALGAGPVAVVLLDTYLSDDQAMTQFDDVLVSGMFEREDRAAPMDGTRLTAMGRYFQLLDDWAPPPVKAPVLLVRASRPLAEPAPDSDIDWRASWQSAHSVLDVPGNHWSMMEQHLRTTVEAVTGWLESTVPEFIRK; via the coding sequence ATGTCCACGCACAAGGTGGTCGAGGCACTGCGCGCCTCCCTGCTGGAGAACGAGCGGCTGCGCGGGGAGAACGTGCGGCTCCGCGACGAGTCCCGGGAACCGGTGGCCATCGTCGCGATGAGCTGCCGCTACCCCGGCGGGGTCCGCACCCCGGAGGACCTGTGGAGGCTGCTGGCCGAGGAACGCGACGCCGTCAGCGAGTTCCCCGCCGACCGGGGCTGGGACGTCGCCGACCTGTACGACCCCGACCCGGACACCCCGGGCACCTCCTACACCCGGGAGGGCGGCTTCCTGCACGACGCCTGCGGCTTCGACGCCGGCTTCTTCGGCATCTCGCCGCGTGAGGCGCTGGCCATGGACCCGCAGCAGCGGCTGCTCCTGGAGACGTGCTGGGAGGCCGTCGAACGCGGCGGCATCGACCCGCTGTCCCTGCGCGGCACCCGCACCGGCGTGTACGCGGGCGTCATGTACAACGAGTACGGCGCCCGGCTGGGCCGGATACCGCAGGACGTCGAGGCGTTCATCGGCACCGGCACCGTACCCAGCGTGGTCACCGGCCGGATCGCCTACACCCTCGGCCTGGAGGGCCCGGCCGTCACGATCGACACCGCGTGCTCGTCGTCACTGGTCGCCCTCCACCTGGCCTGCCAGGCGCTGCGGGCGGGGGAGATCACCCTCGCCCTGGCGGGGGGCGTCACGGTGATGTCCACACCGAGCCTGTACGTCGGGTTCAGCCGCCAGCGCGGTCTCGCGCCCGACGGCCGCAGCAAGTCGTTCGCCGCCGCCGCCGACGGAGCCGGGTTCGGCGAGGGGGTCGGCGTCCTGCTCCTGGAACGGCTGTCGGACGCCCGGCGCAACGGCCACCCCGTGCTCGCCCTGGTCCGCGGTTCGGCGGTCAACCAGGACGGCGCCAGCAACGGCATGACCGCGCCCAACGGGCCCTCCCAGCAGCGGGTGATCCAGCAGGCGCTGGCCGCCGCGGGCCTCTCGCCCGCCGAGGTCGACGCGGTGGAGGCGCACGGCACGGGCACCCGCCTCGGCGACCCCATCGAGGCGCAGGCACTGCTCGCCACCTACGGCCAAAGCCGCCCGGCGGACCGGCCGCTGCTGCTCGGCTCGCTCAAGTCCAACCTGACCCACACCCAGGCCGCCGCCGGGGTCGGCGGCATCATGAAGATGGTGCTCGCGATGCGCCACGGCCTGCTGCCCCGCACTCTGCACATCGACCGGCCCAACCCCCAGGTGGACTGGACCGAGGGCGACATCGCCCTGCTCACCACCGCCACCCCCTGGCCGGACAACGACCACCCGCGCCGCGCCGGCGTCTCCTCCTTCGGCGCCAGCGGCACCAACGCCCACACGGTTCTGGAGGCGCCGCCCGCCGAACCGGAGACACCCGCGGACCGCGAGGGCACGGCCCCCGCCCCCCTCGCCTGGCTGCTCTCGGCCAAGGGAGAGACGGCGCTGCGCGCCCAGGCCGCCGCCCTGCACGCCCATCTCACCGACGACCCGCGGGCGCGTCCCCTGGACGTCGGGTTCTCGCTGGCCACCGGCAGGTCCCGCTTCGCGGACCGCGCCGTCGTCGTCGGCGACGACCGCCCCGCCCTGCTGTCAGGCTTGGCCAAGCTGGCCGCCGGACGGCCCCATCCGGCGGTCGTCACCGCCCGCGCCCGGCCCGGACGCAAGGCCGTCTTCGTCTTCCCCGGCCTCGGCTCCCAGTGGCCCGGCATGGCCGCGCGACTCCTGGACGAGTCACCGGAGTTCGCCGCCCGGATCGCGGAGTGCGAACAGGCGCTCGCCCCCTACCTCGACTGGCCGGTCACCGCGGTGATGCGCGGCGCGCCGGAGGCACCGGGCCTGGACCGGGTGGACGTCCTGCAGCCCGTCCTGTTCTCCGTGATGGTGTCGCTGGCGGCGCTCTGGCGGTCGTACGGGGTCGAACCGGCCGCGGTCGTCGGCCACAGCCAGGGCGAGGTCGCCGCCGCCTGCGTGGCGGGCGCCCTCAGCCTGGAGGACGCGGCCCGGGTGGTGGCGCTGCGCAGCCGGGCGCTGGCCGGCCTCGCCGGAGGCGGCGGCATGGCCACCGTGGTGCTTTCCCAGGCCGAACTCGCCCCCTACCTGGAACGCCACCCGGGCAAGGTGACGGTCGCCGCCGTCAACGGCCCGCGCGTGCTGGTGGTGGCCGGACCGGGCGACGAGGTCGGTGCCCTCGTGGACGAACTCGCCGCCGAGGGCGTCATGGCCTGGCGCATCCCCGTGGACTACGCCTCGCACTCCGACGACGTCAGCACCGTACGGGACCGACTGGGCGAGGACCTGGCCGGTCTCACCCCCGGCGCCCCCGCCGTACCCCTCATGTCCACGGTGGACGCCGACTGGATCGGCGCCGGTGACCTCAACCACGACTACTGGTACCGCAACCTCCGCGGCACCGTCCGCTTCCACGACGCGATCCGGCTGCTCCTCGACGCCGGGCATCGCACCTTCGTCGAGGTCAGCCCGCACCCGCTGCTCACCTACGGCATCGGTGACACCGCCGCCGACGCCGGCGCGGACGACGCCGTGGTGGTGGGCACCCTGCGCCGCGACGAGGGAGGTCTGAACCGGATGCTGCTGGCACTCGGCGAGGCGCACGCGAACGGCGTGAGTGTCGACTGGCGGCGCGCGTTCGACGGCACCGGGGCGCGCCGCACCGACCTGCCGACGTACGCCTTCCAGCGCACGCACTACTGGCTCGACGTGCCCACGCACGCCGGGGATCCCGAGTCGGCGGGCCAGACGGAGACCGGACATCCGCTCCTGACCGCCGCCGTGGACCTCCCGGACGGCGACGGTGTCCTGTTCACCGGGCGTCTTTCGACGCGCACCCATCCATGGCTCGCGGACCACGCGGTCTCCGGCACGGTGCTGCTGCCCGGTGTCGCCTTCGTGGAGATGGCCGCCCACGCCGCCGCCCATGTCGGCTGCACGACGGTGGAGGAACTCACCCTGGCCGCACCCCTGGTGCTCGCCCCCGACGAGGCCCGGCGGCTGCGGCTGACCGTGGACGCGCCAGACCCCGACGGCCGCCGGACCGTGGCGCTGTACTCCCGCCCCGACGACCCCGAATCCGCCGAACCCTGGGTACGTCATGCGGCGGGCACCCTCGCCGAGACCCCCCTGCCCGCGCCCGGTGACCCCGGGCGATGGCCGCCCGGCGACGGCGCCCGGCAACTGGACCTCGACAGCCTGTACGCGGACTTCGAGGCGGCCGGGGTCCACTACGGCCCCCTCTTCCAGGGCCTGCGCGCCGCCTGGCGCAGCGGCGACGAGATCCACGCCGAGGTGGCCCTGCCGGAGTCGGCGCCGGGCAACCGCGAGAGCGGCTTCGCCGTCCACCCGGCCCTGCTCGACGCCGCGCTGCAGACGGTCGCCCTGCGCCCCGACGGCACCGACACCGGTGGTACGGGAGGCGTGCCGCTGCCGTTCTCCTGGCACGACGTCACCCTCGCCCCGGCGGCCGACCCGGTCCTGCGGGTCGTGCTCGGGCCCGCGGAGCAGGGCGGCGACGCGGTGTCGGTGCGGGTCACCGACCGCACCGGACGCCCGGTGGTCACGGTCGGCGCCCTGACCTTGCGGGCGGCGGCGGGCGCCCCCGTGGCGGCCGAGCGGTCACTGTTCCGCCTCGACTGGACGCCGCTGCCCGCCACCGAGCCGTCCACCGGCACCCGGGCCGCCACACTCGGCGTGTCCGACGGCGAGCTGCTGCCGGCCGGTTTCCGGGCCGACCGGTGCCCCGACCTCGCCGACGTGCCCACCACGTCCGACATGGTGCTGGCCCTGTGCCCGCCCGCCGCGATCCCGGGCCCCGAGGGGGCCCGGACCGCCGTAGGCGCGGTACTGGCCCTGCTGCAACGCTGGCTGGCGGCACCCGAGTTCACCGACACCCCGCTGGTGGTGCTCACCCGTGGCGCCGTCGACCTCGACGGCACGGAGACGGACCTCGCGGGCGCCGCCGTCTGGGGACTGCTGCGCACCGCCCAACTGGAGCACCCCGGCCGCTTCGTGCTGCTGGACACCGACGGCGGCGATGGCCTCGAAGCCGCCCTCGCCACCGCCCTGGCCGAGGGCGAACCCCAACTGGCCCTGCGTGACGGCTCCTTGTACGCCCCCCGTCTGGTCCGTCCGCCCGCCGCCGACCGGGCCCCGGCGTTCGACCCTGACGGCACCGTCCTGATCACCGGCGGCGCGGGCACCCTCGGCGGACTGGTGGCCCGGCACCTGGTCACCTCCCACGGTGTACGGCACCTGCTGCTGCTCGGCCGCCGGGGCACCGCGACCGAGGGCATCGCGGAACTCACCGGCGAACTGGGCGCCGCCGGAGCCGAGGTCACCGTCGCGGCCTGTGACGTGGCCGACCGGGAGGCACTGGCCGGCGTGATCGCGGCGATCCCCCCGGAGCACCCGCTGCGTGCCGTGGTGCACACGGCCGGCGTACTGGACGACGGCACGCTGGAGGCGCTCACCCCCGAGCGCCTGGCGGCCGTGCTGCGCCCCAAGGCCGACGGCGCCTGGAATCTGCACGAGCTGACCCGGGACCACGACCTGACGGCTTTCGTCCTGTTCTCCTCCTCCGCCGGTGTCTTCGGCAGCCCCGGCCAGTCCGCCTACGCGGCCGCCAACGCCTTCACCGACGCCCTGGCCGCCGCCCGCCACCGGGCGGGACTGCCCGGCACCTCCCTCGCCTGGGGCCTGTGGGAGCGGCGCACCGCCCTCACCGCCGCCCTCAGCGACACGGACCTGCGGCGGATGGCACGCGGCGGGGTGCGCGCGCTGCCCACCGAGGAGGGCCTGGCACTGTTCGACGCGGCGCTGGCGGGCGACGACCCCGTACTCGCACCGGTGGGCCTGGACCTGCGGGCCCAGCGCGGTGGCGGCCCTGTGCCGCACCTGCTGCGCTCACTGATCCGGACCCCCGCGGCCCGTCGCCGTGGCCCGGACCCCGACGCGTCGCTGCTGCCCCGGCTGGCCGCCGCACCGGAGGCGGAGCAGGACGAGATCCTGCTGCGGCTGGTGCGGACGCACGCGGCCGAGGTGCTCGGCCACGCCGACCCGGACGCGCTGTCCCCGGGCGACGCCTTCCTGGAGGCCGGCTTCGACTCGCTGACCGCCGTCGAACTGCGCAACCGCCTCGCGGCCGGCCTCGGCCTGCGGCTGCGCCCCACCGCCGTACTCGACTCCGCGACCCCCGCCCGGCTGGCCGAGCACCTGCGGGCGGAACTCGCCCGGAGTTCCACGCCGGAAGCCGAGCAGCCGGCCGGTGAACCACAGCACGACCCGGTCAGCGCTCTGTTCCGACAGGCGTGCGAGGCGGGCCAAATCCACGCCGGCATCCAGATCCTCCAGCAGGCCGCGAAACTGCGCCCCGACTTCGGTTCCGGGGCCGACCTGCCGCGCTCACCCGGCCGGCGACCGGAGCTGCTACGGCTCCACGTCCGGGACGACGCACCGGAACTGGTCTGCTTCGCCTCCGTGGTGGCGCTCGGCGGAGCCCACCAGTACAGCCGCTTCGCGTCCGCCTTCCAGGGCCGGTACGGCGTCAGCGCGCTGGACGCGCCGGGCTTCGCCCCCGACGAGCCGCTGCCCGCCGACATGTCCGCGCTGCTGGACTTCCAGACCGAGGTCCTCCAGCGGCGCCTCGGCGACCGCCCGAAAGTACTGCTCGGCTCCTCGTCGGGCGGCACCCTCGCCCACGCCGCCGCCGCCCGCCTCGAAGCCCTCGGAGCCGGCCCGGTCGCGGTCGTGCTGCTGGACACCTATCTGTCCGACGACCAGGCCATGACCCAGTTCGACGACGTGCTGGTCAGCGGCATGTTCGAACGAGAGGACCGGGCCGCCCCCATGGACGGCACCCGGCTGACCGCGATGGGCCGCTACTTCCAGCTCCTCGACGACTGGGCGCCGCCCCCCGTCAAAGCGCCCGTCCTGCTCGTCCGCGCCTCACGACCGCTGGCGGAACCGGCACCGGACAGCGACATCGACTGGCGGGCCTCATGGCAGTCCGCACATTCCGTCCTGGACGTACCCGGAAATCACTGGTCGATGATGGAACAGCATCTGCGGACGACGGTCGAAGCCGTCACCGGATGGCTCGAGTCGACAGTTCCCGAATTCATCAGGAAATGA